The Calliopsis andreniformis isolate RMS-2024a chromosome 5, iyCalAndr_principal, whole genome shotgun sequence nucleotide sequence CAACTTTCATAGCATTTAATCCAATAAATAAATTTGAAGTATTAGTAGGTCTCACTACAGGtgatataaaaatttttaagaTAAATGCAAGTATCACCCAATTTTGTTTATTGATTGCTCATAAAATACCACCTGTACACatttctttttataaaaaatattgtttaactTGCTCACGTAAAGAGGTCATAATATGGTGTTTACGTTCTTGTAGTAAGGCTCAACAATTAAGAGTTAGTACAAAGAATATCGTAGTGAAGAAAGCAAACTTCTCAAACTTAGGGCATATTGTTGTATTATACCACAATGATACTTTACAAGCATGGAATTTTGATCACttagaaaatgatattaaaattGATATAAAAACATTTGGTGCAAGGAACATTAAAGACTTTATTTTTACACAAAATGGTAGAGCAATGATTATGACTAGTGCTCAAAATAAAATTCTTGTAATAAATACATCTAACTGGAATTTAACAAAAGTTTTAAGTCTACCAGACAACTTTATTGGGATAAAACAATTGTTTCTTGTGCCAACACCTTTGGATGGTGGAGCAAGTAATATATTAGGGTGTGTTTCATCAAATTGCACACTTTATTTCTTTGATTTAAATCAGGCCTGTATTATAAATACTATACAGCCTATCAAACCCATAAAAAAGATAGCAATTTCTCTAAATGGCAGATACATAGCATACATAGAAAAAGAAGGACACTTGAAGTTAATAATTGCAGAGAAACTAAtttcagaaaaatgtgaaacctTCCAGAAATTAAAAGAACCATGTAAACCAATTGCTCATGGAATACAAGATCATTTACAATGTGTTAGACAAAATTTAGAACATGAATTACGTTTAGAAAGATTAATTCCCATTCTGAAGGAGTttggagaatatcctgaaaaatATCGCACATTAATATGGTCAACTATTTTGAAATTGCCTGGAAATAGGGTTGCGTATAGTGCATTGGCTAATAAGGCTGTAAACTCAAAATTTACTTCAgaacttttaaaaaattatccactggcaaatagaaataaaagaatATTATTAACGACAGTAATAAATTGTTTAGTGCAATGGTGTCCTTTACTAGCCCAATGCTTATTTTTACCAAACTTAATTTTTCCATTTCTTATGGTTTTCCAGGTAATGAAATTACTAATTTTTTAAGACAAGAAGAGACATATTACGTAGCtaaattctatttctttcttgcAGAAGGATCTTTTATTAGGTTTCGAACTTATTTTaagttttcttttaaattattgCCAAAAGTGGTTTGAATATCATCCTTTACCACCCTTGAATGTATTAGGTATAATAGAAAACGTTCTTTTGCAAGCGGATCCGTCATTATTAAACGTTTTTTGCGAACGAGGAATAACATCTAGCGAATATGCATGGCCACTTTTAAAGACTGCAATGAGTGAAGTTTTATCTGGCCCTGAATGGCTAATTTTGTGGGACCATTTAATATCTTTTAAGAAACCTTTACTTTTACTAATGTGTGTTGTTGCATACAACATTTGCACCCGCGAAATTATAATTTCGTCATTACATACACCAGAAAATGTTGAACGATATTTTACTACTCAGGGGCACGTCACTGCAAAAGAATTGTTAAAAGTTGCTCGACAACTTGATGTTGATATACCATTCAGGATACATCCTAGTCGCTACCTTAGGTAAACTAGTGATTATTGTTTTTAGTGATTATGTTTCGTACATGcgataaaattttttttttttttttgacagaAATGAATTAATTATGCTACCTTCTAAAGGACCATATCCACCATTTATGTTGCACGACTTTCCGAAATTTTTGACCGACGAAATGTCCGTTTTTGAATTAGAAAAGCTGAAAGAGAAAGAGCGAATTATGCGTGAACGTAGTCGTAAAGCTATGGAAATTGCAGAGACAAAAAGATTAAAACATGAAATAAAAACTTTTATTGACCGAATTCATCAATCAAGACTGAATGGTAAAACTTTATATAATCATTTACAGGATCGTATTATCACATGAATTATGAAAGACTaatttattttctgcttcttagAAGTAGAAAAATGTATTAAAGGGCAGCTGTCTGACATGAATTGGAGACTGGAATCAATGGTTGAAAAACCAGAAACGCAAGAAATATGCGAACGTATTTGTGAACGATTTTATACTATTCCAAGACTAGATCTAGATGCTTCAATTGACGATATTTCAGATACTAAAGATAACAAAACGAAACTTTATCAACAATTGCAGCAAGATGTAGATAAACTGGAGTATGAAGTACAAAGTTTTCTGAATTCTTTAAGGTCACAAAAATCAAGAGCAGAAACGACttgatatattttaaaataactttaaatcacactattttgcattttatatgtaataataaaatcaatctttttatatgtaatataggaactaaactattgtatatcaatattcaaaaatGTATCAATGAATATTgttaaattatataaatttatttatgacagttttgtaaaatatttacaatatgTAAATATTATAAAACTTCTTTGTACatgaaattacaaaattttgcaatattatatacatatatactttacaaaaatattaatctcTGCATTTAAATGCTTTTCTGAAAGAATATTGATATTATATCAATTACATTGCACAAATTCTTAAATTTGAAATTGTGCCTTTTGGAACTCTTCGAAGAGTTAATCATACTGAATAAACGAGTGAACAGGTACATCAAGTTTCTCCCTTCCTTTCAATGCATTTAACTCAATTATTACTAAACATTCGATTACTTCAGCACCAGTTGATTTTACTAATTTTATTGCAGCAGCCATGGAACCTATAATTAAACGATTAAAACTTTTTTTGATAactaaatttctttttactgAATTAAAAGACTACTTTATCAATTTTCTTTTACCTCCTGTTGCTAACAGATCATCTACAATAAGCACTCGTGTCCCTTTATTTATATAATCTGTCTGTATTTCGAAAGTAGCCTACACataaaaaatctttaaaatagCAAATGATAGTAAGaaaaaataatgtaaatgaCAATTTATCATATGCTCTTACTTCTCCATATTCAAGGCTGAAGTTGTGTTCCTTAACATTCCCTGGGAGTTTTCCTTTCTTTCGGATCGGCAAGAAAGGCTTCCCTAATTCCATACAAATCATAGGCCCAAAGAGGAAACCCCTTGAATCAAGACCTACAATCAAATCAACCTCAAGGAATAAAATATGCTCCACTATCAGATCTTTCATTGCTCTCAATGCTACTATGTTGCGAAATACGCCGAATATATCTCTGAAAATaggtaatatttaaaatacagtgACCTGATCCTAAATGCGTGTAAATTCCTAAACGATCTTAAAAGTAGTTCAAGGTTAATTGTTTACGAGGAGATGTAATTAAACAAAATTCTGATGATAATACAAACCGGAATATTATGCCTGGCTTGGGAAAATCAGGATAACTCTTGATGGCATCTCGCAATACTTGAAGTTTCTCGTTTTTATCCATTCTCGACGAATCAAGGACTTCAAGTGACAATTACAATTGATACTTTTATTGGAATGATGGCAATCAAATAATTCCAGTACTATATTGTAACACACTGTAGATATTAAGAAAAT carries:
- the LOC143179410 gene encoding TBC1 domain family member 31; translation: MYKKKWQDLKKIDDSFELEPETSKTQCSTRVNFAHLAFDCYEEHLIAVDTAGYVYYIDLLNRFPSYQKLGNIGQTTFIAFNPINKFEVLVGLTTGDIKIFKINASITQFCLLIAHKIPPVHISFYKKYCLTCSRKEVIIWCLRSCSKAQQLRVSTKNIVVKKANFSNLGHIVVLYHNDTLQAWNFDHLENDIKIDIKTFGARNIKDFIFTQNGRAMIMTSAQNKILVINTSNWNLTKVLSLPDNFIGIKQLFLVPTPLDGGASNILGCVSSNCTLYFFDLNQACIINTIQPIKPIKKIAISLNGRYIAYIEKEGHLKLIIAEKLISEKCETFQKLKEPCKPIAHGIQDHLQCVRQNLEHELRLERLIPILKEFGEYPEKYRTLIWSTILKLPGNRVAYSALANKAVNSKFTSELLKNYPLANRNKRILLTTVINCLVQWCPLLAQCLFLPNLIFPFLMVFQKDLLLGFELILSFLLNYCQKWFEYHPLPPLNVLGIIENVLLQADPSLLNVFCERGITSSEYAWPLLKTAMSEVLSGPEWLILWDHLISFKKPLLLLMCVVAYNICTREIIISSLHTPENVERYFTTQGHVTAKELLKVARQLDVDIPFRIHPSRYLRNELIMLPSKGPYPPFMLHDFPKFLTDEMSVFELEKLKEKERIMRERSRKAMEIAETKRLKHEIKTFIDRIHQSRLNEVEKCIKGQLSDMNWRLESMVEKPETQEICERICERFYTIPRLDLDASIDDISDTKDNKTKLYQQLQQDVDKLEYEVQSFLNSLRSQKSRAETT
- the Aprt gene encoding adenine phosphoribosyltransferase, with amino-acid sequence MDKNEKLQVLRDAIKSYPDFPKPGIIFRDIFGVFRNIVALRAMKDLIVEHILFLEVDLIVGLDSRGFLFGPMICMELGKPFLPIRKKGKLPGNVKEHNFSLEYGEATFEIQTDYINKGTRVLIVDDLLATGGSMAAAIKLVKSTGAEVIECLVIIELNALKGREKLDVPVHSFIQYD